From Diadema setosum chromosome 5, eeDiaSeto1, whole genome shotgun sequence, the proteins below share one genomic window:
- the LOC140228390 gene encoding uncharacterized protein, with protein MSKATSRASRAGSAASQRSATQVDLAVANAEPETSPRSPSVASTVSKASTVSKASTVSKASTVRAASQASKAPSMARSVSQISERAPSEARSVSQLSERAASEARSVSQASDVSRSTTATSRVKSVASRKFSPRADSAMSDASVLESRASSVAASEYTSSEEEEESDED; from the exons ATGTCCAAG GCGACTAGCCGGGCCAGTCGCGCTGGATCGGCGGCGTCCCAGCGTTCCGCCACCCAGGTGGATCTCGCTGTGGCT AATGCGGAGCCTGAAACCTCTCCTCGCAGTCCTAGTGTAGCTTCCACGGTCTCCAAGGCCTCTACAGTCTCCAAGGCCTCCACAGTCTCTAAGGCCTCCACAGTGCGGGCTGCCTCTCAGGCATCCAAGGCCCCGTCCATGGCCCGATCCGTGTCGCAGATCAGCGAGCGGGCCCCGTCGGAGGCTCGCTCCGTATCCCAGCTGAGTGAGAGGGCGGCCTCCGAGGCCCGCTCCGTCTCGCAGGCCTCCGACGTCTCCCGCTCCACGACAGCCACTTCCCGCGTCAAGTCGGTGGCCTCGCGCAAGTTCAGTCCGCGGGCCGATTCGGCCATGTCGGATGCCTCCGTCCTC GAGTCTCGTGCATCTTCAGTGGCTGCCTCCGAGTACACGTCCagtgaggaggaagaggaaagcGACGAGGATTAG